One Thalassospira marina DNA window includes the following coding sequences:
- a CDS encoding hydrolase: MLMDAARSTLVIVDVQEKLYPACLDPVETVDACCFLLKCANRLSVPAIITEQYPKGLGRTSKPILDLLDNDANVADGGNVVSKISFSCVGEDSFVTKLEENPGRDQVVVAGMETHVCVLQTVIDLLDRGREVFVVADAVTSRKQDDRIFGIERMRDAGARIVTRESVMFEWLRVAGTPEFKELSALIR; the protein is encoded by the coding sequence ATGTTGATGGATGCTGCCCGTTCCACGCTGGTAATTGTCGATGTGCAGGAAAAACTTTATCCCGCCTGCCTTGATCCGGTGGAAACGGTCGATGCGTGCTGTTTTTTGCTGAAATGCGCCAATCGTCTTTCTGTTCCGGCCATTATAACTGAACAATATCCCAAGGGGTTAGGCCGTACCAGCAAACCCATTCTCGACCTTCTAGACAATGATGCAAATGTTGCCGACGGTGGCAATGTGGTCAGCAAGATCAGCTTTTCCTGTGTTGGCGAAGACAGCTTTGTCACCAAACTGGAGGAAAATCCCGGTCGTGACCAGGTCGTGGTTGCGGGTATGGAAACCCATGTTTGCGTGCTGCAAACCGTGATCGACCTGCTTGATCGTGGGCGGGAAGTTTTTGTTGTGGCCGATGCGGTGACATCGCGCAAACAGGATGACCGGATTTTTGGCATTGAACGCATGCGTGATGCCGGTGCGCGGATCGTCACGCGCGAAAGCGTCATGTTTGAATGGCTGC